The window ATCTTTTAGAAGAAGTACAAGGTTAAACTTTACTTAAAGTACTAGTGTACATACCATAGTATTTTGGTTTTTACTATTTTTAACAACAATAAATATACCCCATGAAACTTAGAGCAGAACATTTAATGAAGTCCTATAACGGAAGAAAAGTGGTGAAAGACGTTTCTTTAGAAGTAAATCAAGGAGAAATTGTTGGACTTTTAGGACCTAATGGTGCAGGAAAAACGACTTCGTTTTATATGATTGTTGGACTGATTAAACCTAATGGTGGAAATATATATTTGGACGATACCAATATTACCAAATACCCAATGTACAAGCGTGCTCAAAACGGAATTGGGTATCTAGCGCAAGAAGCTTCCGTTTTTAGAAAATTAAGCATTGAAGATAATATTTTAAGTGTATTGCAACTTACCAAATTAAGCAAGAAAGAACAGCATGACAAAATGGAATCGCTTATTGAAGAGTTTGGTTTAGGGCATATCCGTAAAAGTAGAGGCGATTTACTTTCTGGTGGGGAACGTAGACGTACAGAAATTGCTCGCGCGCTTGCTACAGATCCAAATTTCATTTTATTAGATGAACCATTTGCAGGTGTAGACCCAGTTGCTGTAGAAGATATTCAACGTATTATAGCCAAGCTGACTAAAAAGAATATTGGTATTCTTATTACAGATCACAACGTACAAGAAACACTTGCTATCACAGACAGAACCTATTTAATGTTTGAAGGTGGTATTCTTAAAGCAGGAAAACCAGAAGAACTTGCAGCAGACGAAATGGTACGTAAAGTATATCTAGGTCAGAATTTTGAATTACGTAGAACGAAGCTAGATTTCTAACAGCCTAAGGCTGATTTGATTATTATTACTCTTGTGGAATTGATTATTTACTCAAAATAAATCTCAAATTCTCATACTAACCATAATTCCTATAAATTACACAGTTCTCCTCTTAAGCTTAAGAGGAGAATGAATTTTAGTTTTCTTTTTTGAAAACTGGAAGAAAGAGGAGTTTGATATTTACAAAATAGCTTCGCATTTTAAGTCAAACTCTCTGAATTTTATTTCATAAAACACACCTCTCTTTAACTAAAGAGAGGAGCAATTAATTAGTGTTTTTGTTTTAATAAGAATAATTATACTCGTAAAAGGTTCTCCTCTTAAGCTTAAGAGGAGAATGAATTCTAGTTTTCTTTTTTGAAAACTGAAAGAAAGAGGTGTTTGATATTTATAAAATAGCTTCGCATTTTAAGTCAAACTCTCCGAATTTTATTTCATAAAACACACCTCTCTTTAGTTAAAGAGAGGAGCAATTAATTAGTGTTTTTTTTTAATAGTAATAATTATACTCGTAAAAGGTTCTCCTCTTAAGCTTAAGAGGAAAATGAATTCTAGTTTTCTTTTTTGAAAACTCGAAGAAAGAGGAGTTTGATATTTATAAAATAGCTTCGCATTTTAAGTCAAACTCTCCACTTATTATTTCATAAAACAAATATCTCTATAACTAGATAGACGAGCTCGCAACAATTACTGTTAAGTAAAAACAAAAAGTGTTTCTAATACTTTTTTAACTTTTGTACATAATTCAAACCTTCATCTAAATACAGTCTTAAATAAACTAATTTAGACGTGTTGGAACCTTCAGTAAAGTATACCATTTTAATACTCATACTTTTTGCTCCTTCTCTATAATATGTTGAAGCTCCTGTTATAGTAATATCCCCTTCTATGTCTTTATAAATTTCGTCTTTTAACGCTTTATAACTATTAGTTAGCCATACATTTTCTTCACAGATTAAATTCTTTAGAATCGAATTATCTTTTGTTACTAAGTAACGTAATAACTGATCTGAAATTGCTAATACTTTAGGGTTAACGTCTATTAAGTTAAAATATCTATTCTTACTAGAATAAGAAGTTTCGTCTTTATGCCAAATGTCATTTAATCTTGAAAACTGTAAAACTTTGTAATCTGGATCTATGATTATTTTTTTTAGATTCGTTTTCGAAAAAGTATATGTGTCATTTTTATAAGAAAAAGCTAAAGAGTGTTTTTCTTTAGAGCCATCTATAAGTTCTTTTACAACTTCAACTTTAGTGTCATTTATAGTAAATCCGTTAATAATCAAACTATTATCGGTTTCCGTTATAAAAAAATCTGGAAGTGTATTACTATCTATCAAACGTAACTCTTTCTGCATTAAAAACTCTTGAAGTTCATCTAAAGAAACAGTTGTATTACCTGTAGCTTTTTCCTTATAAAATTTAGATAAATCAGTATAGAAGCTCTTATTTTCTTTTTCATTATATAAAAACAAAAGTGTTGAAAAACTATAACTAATAACCTTTTTATCTTCTTTTTTTATTTTTTTTGAAACTAAGCTAGCTTCTCTAAAACCCTCACTTCTATATCCTTTTTTGTTTAATAAACTTTTTAATTCTTTATCTTCATTTTTAAAGTCTAGGTATTTTAAAGACATATATTCTGCAATTCCTTCTGTTAAAACAGACTCTTTAAAACGCAAACCAGTAACTCCCCAAAATAAGTGAGCAACCTCATGTGCAAGCAAACGTTTTTCTAGTCTTGCTGTATCTTTTAACATTTTAGAATTTAAAAGAATAACATTATCAAAGGTTTTCCCTAAAAGGGTTTTACTAATAAATGGAACAAATATTATTTTTGGTTTTCTATTATGCTCTGGATAGGACTGTAGATAAAAATTGTAAGCATCATTGATTACACCTAATATATCTTTTACTTTTCCTTGACTTTCTTTAAACCTATTTAAGTTGTAAACGTCAAACCCTTCAATTTTACTATTGTAAAAATCACCAGCTATAATTGGCGGAGGGTATAAATGAGCTTTTTTTAAATCTTCTTTACTAGGATATATTAGTGTATATTTTTCTGGTAGTTTAGTTTCTATATTAAATGCCCTTCTTTCACCAAAATCTTTTTTTAAAGTTACTAGATAACTAATGGAAGCTAAAAAGAAATCTTTAGTCATTCTATAACTGTCTGTTTTCTCTTTTAATAAGTTTATTGTAAAACTAAAATCATTCGTTTTTGGTAGGTATTTTTTATAATAGACTTTACCCATCTTAACGTTTCCTTTTAATAATGCTTGATCTTTATGAAGCAATATTCCACCATTTGCAACTATGGTATCTATCTGCTTATCTAAATTTGAAATGGTATTATTAACATATAAATTTCCATAACGGTCTACTTCTACGTTTGCAGTAATGGCCTTTTCTTGACTAGAAGAATTAATTGTAGTTAAGAAAAACAGAAATATTAAAGCTTGAGCATTTCTTACTCTTTTAGTGTGTAAAACGTTCTTCATATAGTGATATTCTTTTCATTTTTTATAAGATTAATGAAATGCTTCGGAAACCAAAATGATGTGATTTTGTTCTATTCCGAAGTAATTCCTTGTAATTTAAACTTTTTTTTTCGCAAAAGGTGCATCTAAAAAATTTCGTAAAATAAATCGTTTCTATTCTATGAATAAGGCTAATTAGCCAGGAAATATTTCAGAAACACCTCCTATTTCTTTCCTTTTAAAATATAAGTTTCTTTTTATTTTCAGAAAAAAATAGCTTTTACATTAAAACATTTCATATCTTTATGATATCAAAATAATATCATTTTAAATAAAACTATATGAACCAAGAAAAAATAATCAGACCAATTAATGGCTATTTCATTTTAGCAATAACTATTGCCTTAATTATTAGTAGTATCTATTTCACTTTTACAACAGAAAATCCGGAACATGCATTACTACTAATCGTTGCTATTATATTATTTAAAGGATTTGTTCTTGTTAACCCTAACAATTCTAGAGTTTTACTTTTATTCGGAAAATATATTGGTAGTATAAAATCAAACGGCCTTTTTTGGGTAAACCCATTGTACAGCAGAAGAACTGTTTCTTTAAGAGCTAGTAATTTTGACAGTGAACGTTTAAAAGTAAATGACAAATTAGGAAACCCAATAATGATTAGTACTATTTTAGTTTGGCGCGTTACTAATACCTACAAGGCATCCTTTGATGTGGATAATTATGAAAACTTTGTTAGAGTACAAACAGATGCAGCGGTAAGAAAACTAGCGAGTATGTATCCCTATGATAATTTTGCAGACGAAGGTCA is drawn from Lacinutrix sp. WUR7 and contains these coding sequences:
- the lptB gene encoding LPS export ABC transporter ATP-binding protein; translation: MKLRAEHLMKSYNGRKVVKDVSLEVNQGEIVGLLGPNGAGKTTSFYMIVGLIKPNGGNIYLDDTNITKYPMYKRAQNGIGYLAQEASVFRKLSIEDNILSVLQLTKLSKKEQHDKMESLIEEFGLGHIRKSRGDLLSGGERRRTEIARALATDPNFILLDEPFAGVDPVAVEDIQRIIAKLTKKNIGILITDHNVQETLAITDRTYLMFEGGILKAGKPEELAADEMVRKVYLGQNFELRRTKLDF
- a CDS encoding SPFH domain-containing protein, whose protein sequence is MNQEKIIRPINGYFILAITIALIISSIYFTFTTENPEHALLLIVAIILFKGFVLVNPNNSRVLLLFGKYIGSIKSNGLFWVNPLYSRRTVSLRASNFDSERLKVNDKLGNPIMISTILVWRVTNTYKASFDVDNYENFVRVQTDAAVRKLASMYPYDNFADEGHVEDITLRSSVNEVSEALEKEIDERLSIAGIEVLEARIGYLAYAQEIASAMLKRQQATAIVAARHKIVEGAVSMVEMALNELSKKNIVDLDDERKAAMVSNLMVILCGDKEASPVLNTGTLNQ